The genomic segment TTTGAAATACGTACAGCGAAGAGCGCTGGTGGCGATAGCGGTTGCGGTGGAAGCTGCGGCGGTAGTTGTTAATAATAAAGAGAGCTCAATTATGGGCTCTCTTTTACTTATGTTAGAATTCAATCCCATCTTAAAAAGCGACTAAATAGCAATAAAAGGACTTGAGTATATTTTGCAAATGTGTTAGTCTAATGTCCATATTAGGAATACATTCGTCTATAAAGGGAGGAAATGTCATGACATTACCACGGGAAGAATCTAACCGTGCTATTATCACAGTTTTGGGTCGCGATCAAATCGGGATTATTGCTTGGGTTTCTGGACGGTTAGCGGAATATAGCGTTAACATACTTGATATTAGTCAAACGATTGTGAGCGAATTTTTCACGATGATCATGGTGGTAGATTTAAATCCAGCCGTTTTGGAGCTCGTAGAACTAGCACGCTCCTTGGAAAATGAGGGAAATGATAAAGGACTACAAGTAAAGGTTCAACACGAAGATATTTTTACATTTATGCATCGCATCTGATTGATGCACTATGAGATACTTAAGTTAGGTAGTGGAGGGAAATCATGACAATCACATTCGCACGAGAAGAGATTCAGCAAACGATCAAAATGATTCATGAAGAGAATTTGGATATAAGAACCATTACCATGGGGATTAGCCTTCTTGATTGTGGTTCCGAAGATATTAGTCGGATGGAAACGAAGATTTATGATAAAGTTACAAAGATTGCTGAACGATTAGTGACAGTTGGCGAACAAATTTCGGCGCGTTATGGGATTCCTATTATCAATAAGCGGGTATCTGTTACGCCCATCGCGATTGCGGCCGCTCACTTAAATACAGAAGAAATGGTGCGGATTGCCAAAGTATTAGATCGTGCGGCTAGAGAAATTGGAGTTAATTTTATCGGCGGCTTTTCTGCCTTGGTTCAGAAGGGCTTTACCGCGGGGGATTTAGCGCTTATTGACGCCATCCCACAAGCACTTAGTGAGACTGAATTTATTTGTTCCTCAGTGAATATCGGAACGACTAAAACGGGGATTAACATGGATGCAGTACTAAAAATGGGTCAAGTGATCTTGAATTGCGCTCAACTGACTGCAGACAGAGATGGTATTGCAGCAGCAAAATTAGTCGTATTCTGCAATGCACCAGAGGATAATCCGTTCATGGCTGGTGCTTTCCACGGAGTGGGAGAACCAGAATGTGTTATAAACGTAGGAGTCAGTGGCCCAGGGGTTGTGGCTAAGGTTGTTAAAGAATACCCTGAAGCGGATTTCAGTGAACTATCCAATTTAATTAAACAAACATCCTTTAAGATCACTCGTATGGGTGAGCTGATTGGACGAGCAACCTCGAAGGCTTTAAATGTTCCTTTCGGGATCGTAGATCTTTCTTTAGCACCCACCCCAGCAATAGGAGACAGTGTGGCAGAAATCCTTGAAAATATGGGTCTAGAACGATGTGGAACACATGGAACAACAGCCGCCTTGGCATTGCTTAATGATGCGGTTAAAAAGGGTGGTGCAATGGCTTCTTCCCATGTTGGGGGGTTAAGCGGAGCGTTTATTCCTGTCTCTGAGGATGCGGGAATGGTTAAGGCTGTGGAAGTAGGTGCTTTGACCTTAGATAAGTTGGAAGCAATGACCTGTGTCTGTTCCGTCGGGCTCGATATGATTGCATTACCGGGAGATGTTAGTGCAGAAACGATTTCTGCAATTATCGCAGATGAAGCAGCTATCGGGATGATTAATAAAAAGACAACAGCGGTACGGGTTATTCCGGCAATCGGGAAGAAGGCGGGCGAACGGGTGGAATTTGGCGGGTTGTTAGGTGGAGCACCGATCATGGCCATACATCCTTTTTCTTCAAGTATGTTTGTGAAACGTGGAGGCCGTATTCCAGCTCCTCTCATAAGCTTATCAAACTAAGTTTTTGTTTAGGAAAATCCCTAAAATGAATCTCTATCGAATGTATAAATGTCTATTCTCGTTAATTTAAGCGTATAGAAGCCTAAAGGAGTTTTTACAAATCAACGGAAATCAGGTAAAATGATGGTTGACGTTTGATTTCTTTGGGCTATGGAACGTTATTCTAGTGCATGAGTTGGCAATCGAAGGCGGGCCTAATAATCCGCCGAGGGCATACCGATGAAGTTCCTGGTGGTGGCTTTCGACGCCCAGTCGAGGGTTGCTGCTGGGAGTTAAGGTTGAGGGGGATCTGCAATGGCATGCGGGCGTGACCCTTTTCCGTGGAGGCCTAAGTGCGTGGCTTCTAAAGGGGCTACGGCTTAGGGTAGAACCTGCATTAGGAAGGAACTTAGTGCAGTGTAGCCTGCCTTGAGGTGGGAAAGTTGGGAAGGTTTAAAGGATCTTGATTGTGTTGGCCGATGCATTCCAGATTGCCGGAAATGCTTTTCTGCAAAAGAGGCTAGATTGTCGAGGAGTGTGAAGGAAACTTCTAGAGCGTGTACCAACGAGGATTGAAGTGCGGACTCAGTGGTGATCAAGTTCTGAGTGATGGTGACACCTCAGGCTGAGACTAAGGAGAAATCGCCTTGCGGGAAACCGAAGGAACTCAGTGGGAAAACCTACTTGACCTAAGCCTCAATATTGACTCGTTGGCCTCCTAACGCCCCATAAAAAACAACACTTCTTTTAATAAGAGGTGTTGTTTTTTATGGGACGGGTTAGTATTAATTGGCATTTCTCGTTGAATTTGTTGAGAAGGGAGGCCTAAGGAGTTACTAAGTGTTGAAAGATATATTAACATGAGGATACCTTTCGGAAGGAATTTTCCCAGGGTAACTGTTTTAGGAGAGTGTGAGTAAAATAATTGATCTAAGGGCAATGTATTATATGGTGGGATGATAGCGTTTGGAAGTTTTAGAGCTCCAAAAATTTGTTGATGGGTTTTTAATAGAAGGGCGTGATAATTACCGAAAACAATAAGGATAAGAGGGTTACATATCTAATAATAAGATTCTTTACAAAAAGATCTAATTTCTTTTGATATTTTGCAGGATTTTCTGAGTTTCTACCGAATATATATAAGACCATTAAAAAAGCTGAATCCAAGCTTAATGTACTTGGAATGGGGGATTATTTTGGGGTGAATCACGTGCCGTAACGTGTAGGGCTTTCACCTTCTGCCCGAATCCGTCAACTAACCTCGTAAGCTTATGAAAGGTGGAAATTTTTTGCTTATCTCCTCATCTGTACGGATGTGGCTGGGAAGCTCAACTTTGGCAGGCTTGCTTTTAGTAAGTAGCCTACCTGCGTTGGCCTTAACACAACCCGCGACTATCCTTACACCCATGAAACCGACGCTCTTAGCGTCAACTGTCGAACCAACCGGAACCTATGCTAAAGCTGTGCGAAAGCAATTGCAATGGACTGGGAGTCCTGTGATGACCAATGTCAGGACCGTTACCGCGGGAATGTCGGTATCAGTCAAACCAGTTGAAGTCGCGGCTCAACCCACAAAAACTGTGCAAACTACAAAAACCACTAAAAACGACTCACGACCCGTTCAAGTAGCAGCAGTCGCTAAGAAACAAGTTTCTCGATCCGACGGAACAGGGCTTGTGAATAATGCTCTGAGCTTACAGGGCGTGCCTTACGTCTTTGGAGGAACTAGCCGAAGTGGCTTTGACTGTTCGGGATATACTCAATATGTTTTTAATGGTTCTGGCACTTCCTTGCCGAGGACGGCAGGAGAACAATTCAACGTGGGTTCTTCAGTAAATCGTAATGAACTCCAAGCAGGGGATCTTGTATTCTTTACGACTTATGCTCCAGGAGCTTCCCATGTCGGTATTTATATCGGTGGAGGACGTTTTGTTCATGCGTCTAATAGTGGCGTGCGCACTACGAGCCTTGGGGACAGCTATTATGCCGGCCGGTATCTTGGTGCTCGACGGGTTGCTCAGTAATCACCCAATCAAAAGTACAACAGTAACTTGCAGTTACTGTTGTACTTTTTTGCTATGAACCTCTAACATCGGAGATGTGGAAGCCATGGAATTGGTGTAAATTTTGTACATTCCCCACCTGGCCTGGCTAAGGTAAATGAAGCATTTTGAATGTAGGAATCCGAAACTTTGCAACTGTGAGTTCGTTTAAAGTAACATTTCCGACACAACTCAACTCGGTAGTTTAAGATCATGGAATAATCTCCTTTTTAGACTAGTGCTTATAAGGGTGTATCCTGAAAATATTGATAGATTATTGTTGCGGCATTTTTTGGGAGCCCGGCCGCTTGGATCTCCTCGATGCTTGCGCGCTGAATGTCTTCAAGAGATGAAAAGTGACGCAGCAGGCATTGTTTGCGTTTTGGCCCGATACCGGCAATGTTGTCCAGAGCAGAAAGTGTCATATTTTTTGCGCGTTGTTGACGGTGAAACGTGATAGCGAAACGATGGACCTCATCTTGGATCCTTCCAAGTAAATGAAATGTGGAGTGGTTTTTGGGTAATAGGACGGGGTTGCCAGTTTGATCTAGAAGCCCGTGGGTTTGATGACGATCATTTTTAACTATCCCTGCGACAGGAATAGCCAAGTTAAGTTCATTTAGAACCTTTAAAGCCGCATTAATTTGTCCTTTACCCCCATCAACTAAGATTAAGTTTGGCAAAAGGCCATTTTCTGAAATCAATCGTGTATACCTGCGTAGAACGACCTGCCCCATGGCAGCTGTATCATCGGACGTCTCCATGGGTTGGATTTTATATTTTCGGTATCCTCTGCGCTGGGGTTTACCCTCGATGAATTGAACCATGCCAGCAACAGTGTTTGTTCCAGCCGTATTTGAGATGTCAAAAGCTTCAATTCGGTTGGGAGACGGGATATTCAATAGTTCGCCAAGTGTGGCCAACGCCAGTTGTGTTTCAGATTGTTGGTTCATTTCTAGTGTGATTTGCTCATGAAGAGTGGTCTGTGCATTGGACATCGCCATCTGAATTAGTTCCCGTTTTTTTCCTTTTTGAGGAACAGTTATGGGAAATAGGTTTGATAAAACCAGAGAGTCGATCGAAGGGAGTAAGATTTCCTGAGGCCATACCGCACGCTCAATGTAGAACTGAGCGACAAAAGAGGTGAACGCTTCTTCGGGGTCTTCATAATAGGGAAAGATAAAACTATCTCGTGCCAACAATTTACCTTGACGTAAGTAAAAAACCTGAATGCACATTTGATCGGTGGTAAGTGCGTACCCAAGAACATCCCGATCAATAAAATCATTGAGAGTAATGTTTTGTTTTTCTCCCAGTTGTTTTAGATCTTCAATAAGGTCCCGATATTCTTTTGCACGTTCAAAATGTAGAGCCTCAGAGGACTCTTGCATTTTACCCTCTAAAAGCGCAAGAATTCCGCTTTGATCCCCCTTCAGAAAGGATGAAACCTCTTTGCGCATTCCCACGTAAACATCAAGGGAGACGTCATCGACGCAAGGGGCAAGGCATTGGTCTAAATGGTAATAAAGACAAGCCCGTGAGGGGATTTGGCGACATTTTCGAAAAGGAAAAAGCCGATTGAGTAGACGAGCAGCTTCTTTGGCGGCAGTTGCATTCGGATAAGGTCCGAAGTATTTGCCGTTTCCTTTTTTTATTTTCCGTGTGACGAGAATTCGTGGGTGTTTTTCCTCTGTAATCACTAAATAGGGGTAGGTTTTATCATCTCTTAAGAGGATATTGTACTTTGGGTTATGCTTCTTGATGAGATTGCATTCCAAGACTAGAGCCTCAACTTCAGACTCTGTTATGATATATTCAAAATCGACGATCTGACTTACTAGTCGACCGGTTTTTCCGTCGTGTGATCCAGTAAAATAGGACTTTACCCGGTTTTTTAGTATCTTAGCTTTACCGACATAGATAATTTGTCCCTGGGTATCTTTCATCAAATACACGCCCGGTTTTCCTGGCAACAATGTCAGTTTTTGTCGAAGTAGATCCATATTCCCCACCTCACTTCTTATTCTAGAGTGTAGATTTGTGAGATGCAAGTTTTTATACATAACTATATTAAGACGAACGTATACATGGTTTAAGGACCTAGTTGTTAGTTATCTATAAACCAGACTATATGGGGTTAATGGGGGGTTAAGGTATGCCAAATAGCTGGGGGCGACGTCCACGTAACGAACTATGGCAGGATTTACAAGCCTTGGCCCTTTGGATCTTAATTATCGGGGTTGTTGGGTTTGTTTTGTTTCCGAACTTTTTTAAGAATATATACTCACGCCTATCTGATCCAGTGACCCAAACAAGTACAGTAAATGACCAATATACACTGAATAACTCGACAGGCACAGACCCTTCTGTGATAGATCCCCAGACGTTACTTGGTCAAGATTTCTCGAATGTATCCAATGCTTTATATAATAATGGAAAAAACGAAGTGTCTTCGGGTTATTGGGTTATATTTGTCGCTGAAGGTGAGTTCAAACAGCTTGCCGTAAGTAGCGATGCATACACCTTTTTACTTAAACTTATTCAAAGTGATCAAAACAATTCGGGTGGTAATTCGATCATCTTGACTGCTAACGGTCAAATTCGAAAATATACGGTCAGTGCAGAAATTTATGACATTATCAATAAGATGGCTGTCATTGTGGACCGTAATAATAAATAAACAGACGATTGACTAACGGAAAAGAAGTTTGGCCCCTGCAGCAAAAAATCCAATTCCTACGATTTGCCATGGATTCCAAGGCATACGACTTACCCCAAAACATCCAAAATGGTCGATAAGTACAGCCGTACTAACCTGCCCGATGATAATTGCCGTGGTCGCATTACAGACGCCAATTTTTGGGATGCTTAGAGCAACAAGTCCTACAATGATGACACTGAGTACACCTCCAAGGTAAAGATACCATGGCACAGCCCCCCAATTGTGTTTTGAAAGAGGGTCTCGCCAAGCTATTACTGCAATCAAAGCAATAAGAGAGCCAATGATGTGGACAAGGAATGTTGCAGAAATCAAGGATGTTTTTTGACTTAAGCACGAATTTATAGTCCCTTGTATTGCCATCGCAATTCCCGAGATAGCCGCAATCAAAAATGGAAAATTGAGTAGTTTTAACATAATTTCCTCCTTAGATCAATTTTAACAACGTGGAAAAGATGACCATGTTCGTCAAGATATATCAGTATTCATTAGAAAGGTTAAGGGAAAAATGAAAACGTAGAAACAGTAAAAATAAGAAAAAGAGGTGGCGTCATGGACATCGATTATAATTTAGTGCAACGCGCCCAGATGCTGCTCACGTTAGAACATCCCTTGAATCAAGTGCGAGAAATTCTAATACGAGAAGGATATCCGCAAGAACAGGTTGTAGAACTAATGAATGCAACTGAAGAAGTCTTAAATTATCTTGTTCCTCCTCAATATGATGAACATAAAATTGGAATTGATATCTTACACCCAGGAGAAAAAGTGGAGGGGAGAAAACCAACTGTTGATATTTTAATTGATAAACGATCTGGACGGTTAGAATTAATCACACCTCATCAACCCGAAACGTGGCGAGTTGCCAATGAAGTACGTAAAGCGATTAAGCGGCAGCGTCAAAGTGGTATGAAACATTTTCATTAAAAGGTACAAGGGCTCTTAGCGAAAGCTTAGGGTCCTTCTCTTTACTGTTTTATATCTTTTCTCGTATTTCAATAATTATGTTATAATTAAAAATAAGTAACAATTTCAGGAAAGAAGGGCCCAAAGTGGAATTTGCTCCAGTATTCAATGGATTAGAAGACGTATATAAAAAAATGTTGACTAAACAACGACTTGATCGTCAGGATGGCCTAAATCTTTTGCAAACGACCAATATCCTGGGTCTGGGTTACCTGGCGAACGAGCGGAGACGCTCTATCTGTGGTGATCAGGTGTTTTTCAATAATAACGCCCATATTAACTATAGTAATGTATGCAAAGTACGATGCGGGCTTTGTGCTTTTGGTAAAGACCAAGGAGAAAAAGGATCTTATACAATGTCTATAGAAGAAGTAGTTCAAAAAGCAGGACAATTTGGAGACCAAGGAGTGACCGAAATTCATATCGTTGGGGGGATACATCCTGATTTACCATTTACGTATTACCTAGATATGATCCGAAAAATCAAAGAACGTGTTCCACAGGTAAGTTTGAAGGCTTTCACGGCTGCTGAATATGATTATTTTGCCCAGATTGAGAACGTGCCAGTAATCGAAATACTTAAAACTCTGAAGGAAGCTGGCCTTAGCTTTATAACGGGTGGGGGAGCAGAAAACTTCAGTCCAAGGGTTCGGGAGATTATTTGCCCAGGCAAACTAAGTGGTGAGCGATGGTTAGAGATTCATCGTATTGCCCATCAATTAGGAATTCCCACCAATGCTAATATGCTTTATGGCCTGATTGAGACTGATGAAGAGCTTATTGATCATTTGTTAGCCTTACGTGCTTTACAAGATGAAACACAAGGTTTTTACGCACTGATTCCCACTGCTTTCCATCCAAAAAATACTAAATTCGAAGATGTACCTCAGGCGAGCGCACTGCGTACGTTAAAAGTAATCGCAGTAGCGAGGCTGATTTTGGATAATTTTCGTTATATTAAAGCTTATTGGGTGTCATCAAGTCCTCAGGTGGCCCAGATGGCACTTTCGTTCGGAGCAAACGATCTCGATGGGGTAGTCCGGGAGGAAAAAATTTATCATACTGCCGGTGCAACCAGCCCACAAATGCAAACCGAACAGCAGTTGATTCGTATGATTCATGAAGCTGGTTTAGAGGCTGTCGAAAGGGATACGTATTACCACGTTATTAGACGTATCGCTCCTAATAATGAGTGAGAGTCCTTGATGTCTGGTGGATTAAGTTGTTAAGAGGTGAATCAAATGCGTATCGCCGTATTGTCAGACACTCATTTGCGAGAGGGGAGATCTCTTCCTCGCATTGTCTGGGAACACTTAACTCAGATTGAGATGATTCTTCATGCGGGTGACTTGACTAATATGAGCTTGTTGGAGGAACTGG from the Desulfosporosinus sp. Sb-LF genome contains:
- a CDS encoding ACT domain-containing protein; its protein translation is MTLPREESNRAIITVLGRDQIGIIAWVSGRLAEYSVNILDISQTIVSEFFTMIMVVDLNPAVLELVELARSLENEGNDKGLQVKVQHEDIFTFMHRI
- a CDS encoding PFL family protein; its protein translation is MTITFAREEIQQTIKMIHEENLDIRTITMGISLLDCGSEDISRMETKIYDKVTKIAERLVTVGEQISARYGIPIINKRVSVTPIAIAAAHLNTEEMVRIAKVLDRAAREIGVNFIGGFSALVQKGFTAGDLALIDAIPQALSETEFICSSVNIGTTKTGINMDAVLKMGQVILNCAQLTADRDGIAAAKLVVFCNAPEDNPFMAGAFHGVGEPECVINVGVSGPGVVAKVVKEYPEADFSELSNLIKQTSFKITRMGELIGRATSKALNVPFGIVDLSLAPTPAIGDSVAEILENMGLERCGTHGTTAALALLNDAVKKGGAMASSHVGGLSGAFIPVSEDAGMVKAVEVGALTLDKLEAMTCVCSVGLDMIALPGDVSAETISAIIADEAAIGMINKKTTAVRVIPAIGKKAGERVEFGGLLGGAPIMAIHPFSSSMFVKRGGRIPAPLISLSN
- a CDS encoding C40 family peptidase; this translates as MLISSSVRMWLGSSTLAGLLLVSSLPALALTQPATILTPMKPTLLASTVEPTGTYAKAVRKQLQWTGSPVMTNVRTVTAGMSVSVKPVEVAAQPTKTVQTTKTTKNDSRPVQVAAVAKKQVSRSDGTGLVNNALSLQGVPYVFGGTSRSGFDCSGYTQYVFNGSGTSLPRTAGEQFNVGSSVNRNELQAGDLVFFTTYAPGASHVGIYIGGGRFVHASNSGVRTTSLGDSYYAGRYLGARRVAQ
- the uvrC gene encoding excinuclease ABC subunit UvrC; protein product: MDLLRQKLTLLPGKPGVYLMKDTQGQIIYVGKAKILKNRVKSYFTGSHDGKTGRLVSQIVDFEYIITESEVEALVLECNLIKKHNPKYNILLRDDKTYPYLVITEEKHPRILVTRKIKKGNGKYFGPYPNATAAKEAARLLNRLFPFRKCRQIPSRACLYYHLDQCLAPCVDDVSLDVYVGMRKEVSSFLKGDQSGILALLEGKMQESSEALHFERAKEYRDLIEDLKQLGEKQNITLNDFIDRDVLGYALTTDQMCIQVFYLRQGKLLARDSFIFPYYEDPEEAFTSFVAQFYIERAVWPQEILLPSIDSLVLSNLFPITVPQKGKKRELIQMAMSNAQTTLHEQITLEMNQQSETQLALATLGELLNIPSPNRIEAFDISNTAGTNTVAGMVQFIEGKPQRRGYRKYKIQPMETSDDTAAMGQVVLRRYTRLISENGLLPNLILVDGGKGQINAALKVLNELNLAIPVAGIVKNDRHQTHGLLDQTGNPVLLPKNHSTFHLLGRIQDEVHRFAITFHRQQRAKNMTLSALDNIAGIGPKRKQCLLRHFSSLEDIQRASIEEIQAAGLPKNAATIIYQYFQDTPL
- a CDS encoding DMT family transporter yields the protein MLKLLNFPFLIAAISGIAMAIQGTINSCLSQKTSLISATFLVHIIGSLIALIAVIAWRDPLSKHNWGAVPWYLYLGGVLSVIIVGLVALSIPKIGVCNATTAIIIGQVSTAVLIDHFGCFGVSRMPWNPWQIVGIGFFAAGAKLLFR
- the mqnE gene encoding aminofutalosine synthase MqnE, with product MEFAPVFNGLEDVYKKMLTKQRLDRQDGLNLLQTTNILGLGYLANERRRSICGDQVFFNNNAHINYSNVCKVRCGLCAFGKDQGEKGSYTMSIEEVVQKAGQFGDQGVTEIHIVGGIHPDLPFTYYLDMIRKIKERVPQVSLKAFTAAEYDYFAQIENVPVIEILKTLKEAGLSFITGGGAENFSPRVREIICPGKLSGERWLEIHRIAHQLGIPTNANMLYGLIETDEELIDHLLALRALQDETQGFYALIPTAFHPKNTKFEDVPQASALRTLKVIAVARLILDNFRYIKAYWVSSSPQVAQMALSFGANDLDGVVREEKIYHTAGATSPQMQTEQQLIRMIHEAGLEAVERDTYYHVIRRIAPNNE